tatatttttataaatatatttggaaatatatttatgtaaatataaatatatttatttacatataattatataataaaaaataaaaagtatatATTTACatgtatttatgtatatttatgtttacataattttataaatatatttacttcaaaaataaaaattaataaaatatctaCAGCTAATAAAATAAGCCAGGTTATAAACGTGCAAATTTAGCATTATATAGTTAACAAAGCATAGGCACATATACACGTCTTTTCAAAATCCAAACGGGAATACGaattaaaattaatatataattcATACATTTTATATAATAGAAATTACAAATCCAAAGGGAACGGACAACAACATTTGATAAATAACCACTAAATGGACAGTTAGGAGCAGTGTGCCCGGGTTGTAAGCAATTAGTACAGCGACGCGGTGCATCAGGACATTTTCGATCCATCTTGTTCCTGATTCTACTGGTCTTCAATGGTCCAGGTGCTTTTTGTTTCAAACGATCAGTTAGGAGGCTTAGTTTCAACTCTGCTACAGGCCAATATTTCGGGTCTCTTAACGGGTTGAAAGGACTCTCATATGTGGCTTGATAAGCCTCAAATGTGTACTCCCGCCCGACAAGTTACATCGGATTAAGACCTGACCTAAAACATGCTGCAATCGCATGCGAATATGGAAATCTGAGTTCTCTCCATTTTTCACATGTACACGTGCGATTTCCAATGTCAACGGTTTGAGCATGACCACCTACATGAGCTTGGCAATATGCAGTGGTTATGCAGTAAATTTCCCGCCTATGATCGAACACCTGCACCGAGTGCGCCCTGCCCTTTCGCTCATTTGCAACATATTTCTCCCATCCATACAGTGACAAGTGATACACCTAATCCCAGGCCATCTTGTGATTTTTCACAAACAAATCCACTGTTTGGTTGAAGGTGTATCGGATCAAGGCAGTGATTGGAAGGAAGCGGCTTTCTCGCAGCAAGTTATTGAAGCACTTGGCCATGTTTGTTGTTGCATGACCCCAACGATACCCTCCATCCTTACATAAGGCCCACTACTCCGGTCTAACGGATCCACCAGTTAGCCAGGCATATGCCTCGAGTGAAATACTAAAGATGACACTCATATAATCCTCGTACTTGCGAGTCTGATTTGCCTTTTCGGCACCCCACATGAGACTCTTTAACCTACAAATACAATTCCCGCATTACTTTAATAATCAGATCAAACTAGCCATATGTaggaaagtaaaaaataattcttAGGGGTAACTACATTTGACTCGTAAAAAAATTACCTTTCATTCCTAAATTTTTGAGTGAAATTACTGCGAATGTGAACCAGGCAGAATCGATGGACCCCCAACGGTTCTTTCCACTCCTCTAGCCACCGCATGGCGTGGATGATCCCGTGGTGTCGGTCTGAAATTACGCATACGTTTTGTACGTCTCGACATACGTGAATGCGCAACAATCTCATGAACTTCGATTGTTCTCCTCATCAACGAGTGCAAATGCTAGAGGGAATATATGGTTACAGGCATCAAACCCAACCGCCACTAGCAATTTCCCCCGATATGGCCCCTTTAAGAATGTTCCGTCCACACAAATGACCGGTTTCAGGTGACGGAATGCTTGGATAGCAGGAGCAAATGCCCAAAATATATAGTCAAAAATCGTCTGCGATGCTATACTCAATGGATGATGGTCCCAAACTATAACCGTCCCAGGGTTGGACAATTGTAGTTCTTGTACGTATGTTGGGAGTTGTGAAATAGATGTCGGCCAATCACCATAAACAATGTCAATTGCCCGACGTCTGACGTACCAAGCCTTTTTGTATGTCACATCGACGTGAAACTCCTTTTTCACAGAAGTCTGAATTTCCTTCACTTTGTATACCGGACCATTGATAATGTGGGGAATAATATGTTGGGCAATTAGATCGGCACTCAACCCCCGATGGTCATTGGTATTGCACACACGGACACATGTATGCCCAGGTACAAGTGACACGATCATCCACATTTTGTGAGAGGCACGGAGAGTTGCACGAAGTTGCCAATTGCATGGAGGTGTGGAGTTTCAAGCTCTACAGCGCACAAACCAAGCTGTAGGTATGCTAGCCCGAACTTTGAACTCTCTGTTCTCCTTTATGGACCACAATTTAACTGCTCGCTTTACATGCTTTTTTGCTTCGAACAGTTGGCCCAACTCCAATTCTTTCTTGCGCTCACTCCAGAACTTTAGCTTTTCGGCCTTTCGAGTATCGAGCGGGTCAAATTGCAGTATAGCGTCAACTCCTGCTTCATATTGCAAACTGGGACCTTCACTCCCGAAAAAAGGTTCGGCAAATGTCGTCTGATCCCGTGCTTGGATAGAATGAACCGGATAGACATCATCTTGGTCGTCGTCAGTACCAGAATTGTCATCATCCGGCTCTAGTTCGGAACCAATTTCGACATCAACTAAATCAATATCGGTACACGGAAGAGGGTCTAACATTGAGGAAGTCGGGATATCCGCAGCATGAGCCATAATTGTTGACTTATGCATACTTGTCCGACTACTGGTGGTTGGACGGTAAATTTCTCTGCAACGCATATTGCCTTTTCGTCGTCCTATTCGGGACAGGAGATCATCGACCGTCTCTACTTGAGTAAGCTGACTATGGTGGAGATTTGTAGGGTCGAATAAATGGTAAGGTGGTTCGGCCTGAATCCCACTtccaatttcaaaagtttgactATCATGACCACAATAATTCGAAATCTCCTCAACTTCAACATAAATTTCAGTAGGTTGTCGACTACCAGATTTTAGGTAGTATATACCAGCCACTCCATTATCATCAACCAAAGGCATCGCACAAAAAATACCAGGTTGGGGGAAATTTCGAAATATCAAATTTATCATTTGCCTATTTCGATCTAAACCCATGATATTGTATACTCTGTCTAATAATTCATCGTATCCCACCATTTCTGTCAAGAAGAGAACTTTTTTGGGCATAGGTGGATCGTAAAAAATTGAGCCTGCAGCGTATACAATTTTTCCTCCCCAATATAGTTGCAGTACCATACAGTtattgtggcgaccccacttttccctaaggcgaaccagagggttggcgggccgtctgcctagctctcgccaggactcacgcaagcaatctAGCCCAAATCCTTCCGAAGAACAAACTAAATCCTCAataacttcaaagataacaaCATTTATAAGATAGCCAATCGACGGCTCCTAAACACCTCACACGTTGCATTCACCTCACACGTTGCATTCAAGAGGTAAAGCCATACCACACAAATACATACATACAAGCCAAATATCAGAGTTAGGGTTTACACTTTTctagcttcaagtggcaatccaaaataaaagatacaATGCTTAACTTGGAATTCATTACAAACCGCAATTTAAATTCAAGTTGTTCAATTACATTCATAGAAAATATGAGCAGCTCAAATTCTTTCAAACTTCAccacctgtaaggaaaacaaacgaaCGTGGGGTGaactaaagctcagtggtgccccaaaacatgcaatcacataaggCAAATAACGAGTATTTAAATTTCACACTTAAGAAAAGCagataacagcacaaggtaggatataGGGGCGCTCAGGAGCCATTTGCCTCGCTTGATCAAAAgttatcgtagttgaccctccgtcaactctcactacttaaggtccatgtagattctcttatttttcttactcCGGCCACCAGACATACCCcagctccgggcccgcacgacaaaaTAAAGgaagcagtatactcgagatatacccttaggaaattggtcgagggattcacccatcGACGTTATGTCCAACACGTGGTTAccaggtcaggataagaggccctcccacccttaaggtgtggtacattcccctgcctagtgagttagtacttgagataggataagaggccctcccaccctcaggtgtggtacattcccctactcagtgCTTAGCAAGTATTCCAAGGTTTTAGCAattgagataggataagaggccctcccaccctcaggtgtggtacattcccctactcaaTGCTTAGCAAGTGCAAGCAAGATATTTCACgaaaacatttcacacaagttaccactcgaacggctagtgcgataaagtacacactgcccacttcgatggatcagaaaaaaaaaacattttccgattatcacatatcaagtcaagaaagcactttaatcaagtaggcgtagaacaagcagggacactcaccaagagtgaagttcagatatcAAATTGgaaatcgaattccgcgtcctcgcaatatcctaaaaaccaaaatttgaaactataagttctCTATTCAATTTTTAAGCTTGTACGTATTGTGGATTATCTAGTATTTTACTAGATAACCTTCTCAAAGTAATTTCAACAATCTACTTGGGTTGAAGCTTGACAAAAGTAGTGAAAATGTTTCTTGTAGTTTTTCCTTGAGATACTTTTCCATATAAAAGGGTAActaatattattttcttgaataagTCAGCAAACCACTTAATATCAAAGCTAGAAATATACTTTGAAACATTTCTTTGAAGTTACGTTTCTTGCAAAAATTGTCACTAAAGTTATTTTACCTAGAATaaagtttcttgccgagcaagtttctatatttttaattaaaattattaaaactcgtatcttggaacttttcctatagtcaACTAGCCAAGAACAATTTTTTAGAGATAAGAAATGAAGTAAAACAAAACCTAGGGTTTTAGAGCTAGAAAAGTCATTGGCTAGTTTAGTTAAAGGAAGTAAAATAAAATGTTGAGTTGACAAAGTTTAGGGCAAAATCCCTACACAAAGTTTTTGGCGTTAATAGACAATACTAAGTGTTCTTGCTCCATACTAGCACGAggatatatttaaatagcttaATTGAAACTTTCTCAAATCTAGGAATTAAACGGATTTCTTATTCCGATTCACAACGCATTATCTCGTAAATTTTGCCACTTCGAATTCACACTATAGCTCAGGTTTGCCACCAcatcaaaatcacatttcaATAGCAAgtcactagggcttcatcaatcattagccctagttTTCGATAGATTCATTTCTgatcaagaataaaataaatgaccaaggcttcgtcaatcattagcacttggttttggcAAGCTCATATCATATCTTAACTAAATCAAAATAAATGTAAGGCCTCCAAGCAATTCCAACAATTAAATTTCATCACCCTTTAATAcctataaaatcattcaaatggccaagagcttcgtcaatca
The DNA window shown above is from Coffea arabica cultivar ET-39 chromosome 5e, Coffea Arabica ET-39 HiFi, whole genome shotgun sequence and carries:
- the LOC140006376 gene encoding uncharacterized protein, with the translated sequence MWMIVSLVPGHTCVRVCNTNDHRGLSADLIAQHIIPHIINGPVYKVKEIQTSVKKEFHVDVTYKKAWYVRRRAIDIVYGDWPTSISQLPTYVQELQLSNPGTVIVWDHHPLSIASQTIFDYIFWAFAPAIQAFRHLKPVICVDGTFLKGPYRGKLLVAVGFDACNHIFPLAFALVDEENNRSS